Proteins encoded together in one Cydia pomonella isolate Wapato2018A chromosome 10, ilCydPomo1, whole genome shotgun sequence window:
- the LOC133521974 gene encoding pupal cuticle protein 20-like yields the protein MTTALFKLSFAALLAVACCGRLEQQYLPPHFGGSNGGSGGSFGGGSFGGSSGGSFGGSSGGSFGGSHGGANIPITKFENVNNGDGSYHYSYETGNGIKAHESGAPRAPGPEGPAVTADGGFSYTAPDGQQISISYTADQNGFHPVGSHIPTPPPIPEAILKSIEFNRRNPSSEGQYNPSGNGGHGGSGGYHY from the exons ATGACCACTGCTCTG TTTAAATTATCTTTCGCGGCGTTGCTGGCCGTGGCCTGCTGCGGGCGTTTGGAGCAGCAATACCTCCCCCCGCACTTCGGCGGTTCCAATGGAGGTTCTGGCGGGTCTTTCGGAGGAGGATCATTTGGGGGATCGAGTGGAGGATCATTCGGGGGATCGAGTGGCGGGTCGTTCGGCGGATCTCACGGAGGAGCTAACATTCCTATTACCAAATTCGAAAATGTGAACAATGGGGATGGCAGCTATCATTATAG CTACGAGACCGGTAACGGCATCAAAGCGCACGAGAGCGGAGCCCCCCGCGCCCCGGGCCCCGAAGGCCCCGCCGTCACGGCGGACGGCGGCTTCTCCTACACCGCCCCTGATGGCCAGCAGATCTCCATCTCCTACACCGCCGACCAGAATGGCTTCCATCCCGTAGGCTCCCACATCCCCACCCCGCCCCCCATCCCGGAGGCGATCCTCAAGTCCATCGAATTCAACAGGCGCAATCCTTCTTC AGAGGGCCAGTACAACCCCAGCGGCAATGGCGGCCACGGCGGTTCAGGCGGCTACCACTACTGA
- the LOC133521982 gene encoding uncharacterized protein LOC133521982 isoform X2 — MLIPTCLIKLTELLLTIACLVLHHYSYDLTDVSTLILCSGTYVGFIVVLSGEIVGEAVSATSDAFVDAWWSCAGAVLFGACGALTLLGWRDVPDCPRRTQARAAAMCSIAATVLLIVDALLALCAVDKDDLSSKSRAK, encoded by the exons atgttAATACCTACTTGTCTAATCAAACTCACCGAACTT CTTTTAACAATAGCGTGCCTAGTGCTTCACCACTACAGTTACGACCTAACAGATGTGTCTACTCTGATCCTATGCTCCGGGACGTATGTCGGCTTCATAGTGGTGCTTTCGGGGGAAATTGTCG GGGAGGCGGTGTCGGCGACGTCAGACGCGTTCGTCGACGCGTGGTGGTCGTGTGCCGGTGCCGTGCTGTTCGGCGCGTGCGGCGCGCTCACGCTGCTCGGCTGGCGCGACGTGCCCGACTGCCCGCGCCGGACGCAAGCGCGTGCGGCCGCCATGTGCTCCATCGCCGCAACCGTGCTGCTCATCGTTGACGCGCTGCTGGCACTCTGTGCCGTCGACAAGGATGACCTCAGTTCTAAGAGCAGGGCTAAATAA
- the LOC133521982 gene encoding uncharacterized protein LOC133521982 isoform X1, translating into MLIPTCLIKLTELLLTIACLVLHHYSYDLTDVSTLILCSGTYVGFIVVLSGEIVGEMIFAPLDLLQDMYFGIVGMIMFSVCGGLVLSARLKPSIVPRTGDPTAGTIAASLALLNALLMFLDLSMGYLDSEEFNEETSV; encoded by the exons atgttAATACCTACTTGTCTAATCAAACTCACCGAACTT CTTTTAACAATAGCGTGCCTAGTGCTTCACCACTACAGTTACGACCTAACAGATGTGTCTACTCTGATCCTATGCTCCGGGACGTATGTCGGCTTCATAGTGGTGCTTTCGGGGGAAATTGTCG GGGAGATGATATTCGCGCCGCTGGACCTCCTCCAAGACATGTATTTTGGCATTGTGGGCATGATCATGTTTTCCGTCTGCGGCGGCCTGGTGCTCTCCGCGCGGCTGAAGCCCTCGATCGTCCCTCGCACCGGAGACCCTACAGCCGGCACCATAGCAGCAAGTTTGGCCCTTCTCAACGCTTTACTCATGTTTCTGGATCTGAGCATGGGGTATTTGGACTCTGAGGAATTTAACGAGGAAACCAGCGTGTGA
- the LOC133521722 gene encoding pupal cuticle protein 20-like, translating into FFLQIVITLVVLAVASAEHFRSQQFAGFNGGFNGGYSGGFSRGAHIPILSYENVNNGDGNYRYSYETGNGIRAHENGSPRAQGPEGPAVTADGAFSYTAPDGQQVSLTYTADENGFHPVGSHIPTPPPIPEAILKSLQFNRQNPSSEGSYNSGRYNNGYHY; encoded by the exons ttcTTCTTACAGATAGTAATAACTCTCGTTGTCCTGGCGGTGGCTTCGGCAGAGCACTTCCGGTCCCAGCAGTTCGCCGGCTTCAACGGAGGCTTCAACGGCGGCTACAGCGGGGGCTTCAGCCGCGGCGCGCACATACCCATTCTGAGCTACGAGAACGTGAACAACGGAGACGGAAACTACAGATACAG CTATGAGACCGGCAATGGCATCAGGGCCCACGAAAATGGATCCCCCCGCGCCCAGGGGCCCGAGGGCCCAGCGGTGACGGCGGATGGTGCCTTCTCCTACACCGCCCCCGACGGCCAGCAGGTGTCACTGACTTACACGGCCGACGAGAACGGCTTCCACCCCGTGGGCTCACACATACCTACCCCGCCGCCCATCCCGGAAGCCATCCTAAAATCCCTGCAGTTCAACAGGCAGAATCCTTCATC GGAGGGATCCTACAACAGTGGAAGATATAACAATGGTTATCACTACTAA